The genome window TTCTGGTGTGATGGGTACTCATAACCAACTGAATGCTTTGGCCGCTATTGCATCTGCAAATCACATTGGTATTTCACCAGCAGATTCTGCGCGTGCTTTAGCTGAATTTAAAAATGTGAAACGCCGCTTAGAAACGATCGGCGTTGCGAACGACATTACGGTATACGACGACTTTGCCCATCATCCAACTGCGATTACAACGACGGTTGATGGCTTGCGTCGCCGAGTTGGCAAGGCTCGCATCTTGGCGGTACTGGAGCCTCGCTCAAATACGATGAAACTAGGGGTAATGAAGGCACAACTTCCGGATAGTCTGCAGCAGGCTGACAAGGTCTTTGCTTACGGCGCCAACAGCGGTAAGGAATCTTTAGGTTGGGATTTGACTGAAGTCTTAGCTCCACTCAATACAAAAGCAATTGGGAAAGCCCATGCCTTTGATGACTTAGGTGCATTAGTCAGCGCCGTTGCCAAAGAGGCTAAACCAGGCGATCACATTTTGGTGATGAGTAACGGTGGCTTTGGCGGTGTGCATCAAAAAATACTTAATGCAGTATCTGTTTGATGCGGCCTAATGTGCATCAATGCAACTGAATGAATTAACACTGAAAGCAAAACATGGGTAATCGATTAAAAGACAAAGTAGCAATCGTTACTGGAGCGGCAAAAGGAATAGGTTTTGCAACCGCACAGCGCTTTGCAGACGAGGGGGCAAAGGTTATTGTTGCCGATATCAATCTTGAGGCGGTCAAGGGTGCTGCAGCCCAAATTTCGAATGCTGAAGCGTATGTAATGAATGTGACAGATCGCGCTAGCATCCAAGCAGTTGTAGATCAGGTGATGCAGAAGCATGGTCGTATTGATATCTTGATTAATAACGCTGGCATCACGCAAGATGCGCGCTTGATCAAGATGACCGAGGCGCAATTTGATACCGTAATTGATGTCAACCTCAAAGGCGTATTCAACTGCACACAATTGGTAGTGCCGCATATGCTTGAAGCGGGTTCTGGCGCAATTGTGAATGCCTCTAGCGTGGTGGGTTTATATGGGAATTTTGGACAAACCAATTATTCAGCGACCAAGTTCGGCGTGATTGGTTTTACTAAGACCTGGGCGCGAGAACTCGGCCCCAAAGGCATTCGGGTCAATGCGGTGTGCCCTGGTTTTATCGCGACTGAGATGGTCAAAGCGATGCCAGAAAATATTCTCCAAGACATTGAGCGTCGCAGTTGGTTAGGTCGCTTAGGCACCCCAGAAGAAATGGCTAATGTGTATTTATTTTTGGCTAGCGATGAAGCAAGCTACGTCAATGGAGTTGCATTAGAAGCTAGCGGCGGGATTTCCCTCTAAGCATGAATCTTTTATATGAAGAGGGTGGCGATATCAAAATCGCTACCGTACAGTCTGCAACAGGATCGGGTGATACCGAATCCTGGCAGGCAACCAGCTTGTCTGGCAAGAAGATAAAACTCAAAGCGAAAGAAGTTTGGTTGCGTTTTGAAAAGCCTGAAGCAAAGGCTGTGATGGATGAGGCGCTGGTTTTATCCAAAGACATTGACTTGCAATTACTCTGGGATTGCGCCCCCGAAGAAGAGTTTGGTTTGATAGATGTTTCGCTTGAGTATTTTGGCGCTCAGGCAACCATTCCCCAGCAAGCGGCATTAGCTATTGCTTTGCAAGGCGCCCCAGTATTTTTTCGTCGCAAAGGAAGAGGGCGTTTTCAAAGAGCTCCACTTGAGCAGTTACAGGCAGGCTTAGCTGCGCTCGAGCGTAAGCAAAAAGAATTAGAGCAACAGTCAGTCTGGCAACAGGCATTAGTCGCAGGCACATTCCCAGAGACCCTGAAATCATCTGCTCAGCAATTACTGTTTTCCCCAGACAAAAATACTTCTGCCTATAAGGCCCTCATAGCCGCATGCACAGAAACAGGTGAATCCCCGGCGCAGTTGATGATTCGTTGTGCTGCAATTGAATCTCCATTGGCCTATCACCAGGGAATGTTCTTGAAAGCCCATTTTCCAAATGGAGCCGCCCATAACCCCAATATCGGTGTTGATCAAGCTGCATATGCTGCAGCAATTGCTGAGCTACCCTTGGCGCAGGTGCAGGCATTCTCGATTGATGATGCTGGAACGACGGAGATTGATGATGCACTCTCCGTCACTGAACTTGCAGGGAGTGGGCATCGTATTGGTATTCATATTGCGGCCCCGGGTTTAGCAATTACTAAAGATGACCCCTTGGACCAAGTGGCACGCAATCGGATGTCTACCGTTTATTTTCCAGGCGACAAAATTACGATGTTGCCCGATTCGGTAATTGAGCAATTTTCCTTAGATGAGGGTGCTCCTAGACCTGCACTATCGATCTATGTGGATGTTGACGCAGATGGGGTTGTGAACCGAGATACCTTACAAATGCGGGCAGAGATGGTGCCGATGACCGCCAATCTTCGTCTAGAGGATATTGAGCATTTAGTGAGCGATGAAAGTCTAGTAGATGAGGGTGCTAGCTACCCTTATCGAAAAGAGCTAGCCATATTGTGGCGAGCAG of Polynucleobacter sp. AP-Titi-500A-B4 contains these proteins:
- a CDS encoding ribonuclease catalytic domain-containing protein, which produces MNLLYEEGGDIKIATVQSATGSGDTESWQATSLSGKKIKLKAKEVWLRFEKPEAKAVMDEALVLSKDIDLQLLWDCAPEEEFGLIDVSLEYFGAQATIPQQAALAIALQGAPVFFRRKGRGRFQRAPLEQLQAGLAALERKQKELEQQSVWQQALVAGTFPETLKSSAQQLLFSPDKNTSAYKALIAACTETGESPAQLMIRCAAIESPLAYHQGMFLKAHFPNGAAHNPNIGVDQAAYAAAIAELPLAQVQAFSIDDAGTTEIDDALSVTELAGSGHRIGIHIAAPGLAITKDDPLDQVARNRMSTVYFPGDKITMLPDSVIEQFSLDEGAPRPALSIYVDVDADGVVNRDTLQMRAEMVPMTANLRLEDIEHLVSDESLVDEGASYPYRKELAILWRAAKRLHAGRQEKRIANGLRAEQLGMIDPNALARDFHFQIQEADGVQRVDIIPRQRGSILDTIVAEWMIFCNSASGQLLADHGLPGLFRTQKGWGPLRTRMQTTPGPHEGLGLDYYAWCTSPLRRYSDLVNQWQLIALANHGVTAKMVAPFPPRDATLMGIAADFESCYQTYGEFQDRLEKYWCLRWIVQDGDAKNVYVRHLKEGMSRVELVPLHLPIPELASHPRMTRAEVVVDDIDLLQLSAAVRVLEIEAKAEPETKAAEEAEEDASPD
- the fabG gene encoding 3-oxoacyl-ACP reductase FabG codes for the protein MGNRLKDKVAIVTGAAKGIGFATAQRFADEGAKVIVADINLEAVKGAAAQISNAEAYVMNVTDRASIQAVVDQVMQKHGRIDILINNAGITQDARLIKMTEAQFDTVIDVNLKGVFNCTQLVVPHMLEAGSGAIVNASSVVGLYGNFGQTNYSATKFGVIGFTKTWARELGPKGIRVNAVCPGFIATEMVKAMPENILQDIERRSWLGRLGTPEEMANVYLFLASDEASYVNGVALEASGGISL